AAACCATTGCGGCTCTCACCTAGTGAAGAGCAGAAAAAGTACGTTCGCCAAAACCATAGTGAAATTGAGAAACGACGCAGAGACAAGATGAACACCTACATTACTGAACTATCTTGTATGATCCCAACTTGTGTGGCTATGTCCAGGAAGATGGATAAACTCACCGTTCTTCGTTTGGCTGTGCAACATCTCAAGTCGTTACGAGGATCACTGACCTCGTTCACAGAGGGGCTCTACAAACCTCCAATGCTGACTGAGCAGGAGCTCAAGCAATTGATTCTTCAATCCGCAGACGGATTCCTCTTTGTGGTGGATTCGGCTCGGGGGCGAATGCTGTACGTGTCTGAATCAGTTAATCAAgtgttgaattattctcaGGGTGACCTTTTTGGGCAATCTCTCTTTGACATCTTGCATCCAAAGGATATTGCAAAGGTCAAGGAACAAATGTCTTCCTCTGATATCACGCCTCGTGAGCGCCTCATCGACTCAAAGACCATGCTACCTGTGAAAGGGGCAGCGGCGGCGGCTTCTGCCTCGCAAGTTCCACCAACTTTAGGACGCCTTTGTCCCGGTGCCCGACGGTCGTTTTACTGCCGAATGAAGGCCAAATGCAACTCCATCAAAGAAGAGCTTCCGCCGGAAACAAGTCCAAACGCTACGCCTTCATCTTCTAGGAGGTACAAAAAGTCGCATCCTGGAGACAAGAAATACGTGGTAATTCAATGCACGGGCTACCTTAAGTCTTGGGCTCTGACTAAAATGGGAACAGGGGTCACCGAAGAGCTCAACGACCCGGAAAGCCAGGACAGCAATCCATGCATGTCCTGCCTTGTGGCTGTCGGCCGTCTCAAGCCCTCTCTAGACGAGGCCATCAAAGACTCGGTAGATATGGGATTTAGGCATGTACCTGGAGTCGAATTCACTGCTAGATTAACAGTAGATGGGTTCATCTCGTATGTGGACCAACGAGTTACAACCGTATTGGGATATTTACCTCAGGAACTGGTTGGTACAAGTATTTATGGCTATGTTCAACCTACGGACCTCTCAGTAATCGAACAATGTCATAGAAAAGCTCTGACGTTCAAAGAGGAGGTGAAGACCACAAGATTTCGGTTTCGCTCCAAAGATGGGGAGTTCTTTTGCTTGGAGGCCAGTTGGCGACAGTTCCGGAATCCATGGAACAAAGAGATTGAGTATATCGtgtccaaatattttttttgtgtggcCAATGACGAGGATTCTGGCCAAGAGTCCAGCCAAATGATCTCAAACATGACGGATCCTTCCGTTCATCAGAACTCGTATGGGTCATCCGGTGGTGATATTAACTTCTTTAGTGACCCAGGTCGAAGTCAGTCGCGTTCTAGTCATGTATCAACTGACTTTCAAAAGGCGATCACTAGTCATGCGGACGCGGCCAAAATTGGGCGTCAAATTGCTGAAGAGCTCCAGTCCCGCAATTGCAACTC
This Tigriopus californicus strain San Diego chromosome 7, Tcal_SD_v2.1, whole genome shotgun sequence DNA region includes the following protein-coding sequences:
- the LOC131884237 gene encoding protein cycle-like isoform X1, with the translated sequence MVCERPASAQVVRLHSRQSESRKDMDEMSNYSEDGTVASGPARKPLRLSPSEEQKKYVRQNHSEIEKRRRDKMNTYITELSCMIPTCVAMSRKMDKLTVLRLAVQHLKSLRGSLTSFTEGLYKPPMLTEQELKQLILQSADGFLFVVDSARGRMLYVSESVNQVLNYSQGDLFGQSLFDILHPKDIAKVKEQMSSSDITPRERLIDSKTMLPVKGAAAAASASQVPPTLGRLCPGARRSFYCRMKAKCNSIKEELPPETSPNATPSSSRRYKKSHPGDKKYVVIQCTGYLKSWALTKMGTGVTEELNDPESQDSNPCMSCLVAVGRLKPSLDEAIKDSVDMGFRHVPGVEFTARLTVDGFISYVDQRVTTVLGYLPQELVGTSIYGYVQPTDLSVIEQCHRKALTFKEEVKTTRFRFRSKDGEFFCLEASWRQFRNPWNKEIEYIVSKYFFCVANDEDSGQESSQMISNMTDPSVHQNSYGSSGGDINFFSDPGRSQSRSSHVSTDFQKAITSHADAAKIGRQIAEELQSRNCNSDSSSNSPISRLVQNSSPNDFNNPSSIPPPVGGPYSAETSNQANPSLMQEALEAVKEEQLMASNPPSVMSMGLSSGMNRGMSPGPPMGGVRNQSCDSAGEEVCTPTMLNSGTDSSSEMDRGPKEGGNDEAAMAVIMSLLEADAGLGGPVDFSGLPWPLP
- the LOC131884237 gene encoding protein cycle-like isoform X2, which gives rise to MGKKRKDMDEMSNYSEDGTVASGPARKPLRLSPSEEQKKYVRQNHSEIEKRRRDKMNTYITELSCMIPTCVAMSRKMDKLTVLRLAVQHLKSLRGSLTSFTEGLYKPPMLTEQELKQLILQSADGFLFVVDSARGRMLYVSESVNQVLNYSQGDLFGQSLFDILHPKDIAKVKEQMSSSDITPRERLIDSKTMLPVKGAAAAASASQVPPTLGRLCPGARRSFYCRMKAKCNSIKEELPPETSPNATPSSSRRYKKSHPGDKKYVVIQCTGYLKSWALTKMGTGVTEELNDPESQDSNPCMSCLVAVGRLKPSLDEAIKDSVDMGFRHVPGVEFTARLTVDGFISYVDQRVTTVLGYLPQELVGTSIYGYVQPTDLSVIEQCHRKALTFKEEVKTTRFRFRSKDGEFFCLEASWRQFRNPWNKEIEYIVSKYFFCVANDEDSGQESSQMISNMTDPSVHQNSYGSSGGDINFFSDPGRSQSRSSHVSTDFQKAITSHADAAKIGRQIAEELQSRNCNSDSSSNSPISRLVQNSSPNDFNNPSSIPPPVGGPYSAETSNQANPSLMQEALEAVKEEQLMASNPPSVMSMGLSSGMNRGMSPGPPMGGVRNQSCDSAGEEVCTPTMLNSGTDSSSEMDRGPKEGGNDEAAMAVIMSLLEADAGLGGPVDFSGLPWPLP